A region from the Helcococcus ovis genome encodes:
- a CDS encoding ECF transporter S component — translation MNNKTQNITLLGILTSIIIIMTAVPGIGFIPIGLVNATIIHVPVIILAIVKGPKMGAIIGLIFGLSSMANAFLRPTPASFLFMNPIIAIGPRVLIGVFSGYSFIFIKKLLKNDSISAGLAAGIGSMTNTAGVLGLIYIIYAQRYLEVTKRAGQNAFNVLLGIAGGQGIIEMLVCIAIVIPVATILLKLDKRGIL, via the coding sequence ATGAATAACAAAACACAAAACATTACTTTATTAGGAATTTTAACGTCAATAATTATAATTATGACAGCAGTGCCAGGTATTGGTTTTATACCAATTGGATTAGTAAACGCAACAATTATTCATGTGCCTGTAATTATTTTAGCAATAGTTAAGGGACCAAAAATGGGGGCTATTATAGGACTTATATTTGGACTTTCATCGATGGCGAATGCTTTTTTAAGACCAACACCAGCATCGTTTTTATTTATGAATCCAATTATAGCAATAGGACCTAGAGTTTTAATAGGTGTATTTTCAGGCTATAGCTTTATTTTTATAAAGAAATTATTAAAAAATGATAGCATTTCCGCAGGTTTAGCTGCTGGTATTGGTTCAATGACAAATACAGCAGGAGTTTTGGGGTTAATTTATATAATTTATGCACAAAGATATTTAGAAGTGACAAAGAGAGCGGGGCAAAATGCGTTTAATGTTTTACTAGGTATTGCAGGTGGTCAAGGAATTATTGAGATGCTTGTATGTATTGCGATTGTAATTCCGGTAGCTACAATTTTATTAAAACTAGATAAAAGAGGAATTTTATGA
- a CDS encoding FtsB family cell division protein: MRKDVNSRKKIKRKFISDPRKVNIIFCISAIFLIVFLVIFIGQKRQIKQLKQNTNKLVTRQKELEDNISKLKTEIENSNSLEYIEKKAREDLGMIKKDEKIYTDDESSINTVPKESHDETKNETKKEN; the protein is encoded by the coding sequence ATGAGAAAAGATGTAAATTCTAGAAAAAAAATTAAAAGGAAATTTATTTCCGATCCTAGAAAAGTTAATATAATTTTTTGTATTTCGGCTATATTTTTGATAGTGTTTTTGGTTATTTTCATTGGTCAAAAAAGACAAATAAAACAACTTAAACAAAATACGAATAAGTTAGTTACTAGGCAGAAAGAATTAGAAGATAATATCTCTAAATTAAAAACAGAAATTGAAAATTCTAATTCACTGGAATATATAGAAAAAAAAGCAAGAGAAGATCTTGGAATGATAAAAAAAGATGAAAAAATTTATACGGATGATGAAAGTAGTATAAATACTGTTCCAAAAGAATCACATGATGAGACAAAAAATGAAACAAAAAAAGAAAATTAG
- a CDS encoding SIS domain-containing protein, which produces MFGLSKDEWKNLDGLYTASEIYQQPKLWSEVSKILEDRKEEIKSFLDNVLSKENVQIIFTGAGTSAYTGDFITPYLNKKVAHKFKSIATTDIVSNPEIYLDKESPILLVSFARSGNSPESVATLNVANKVVKEIYHLVITCNKNGKLAEYAGNDENALAIILPEESNDKGFAMTSSFSCMALTATLIFDSNYSKEELELTVETASNMLGNIEEKLNPIVDFDFNRIVYLGSGSYHGLSKEASLKLLELTRGKVVGYYESSLGFRHGPKSIVDDKTVVLVFQSNNDYSLDYDKDILREMYYDNGNHKVVSIGINKDVKDYTHFYLDIPVEKLKNDVFLGLLYVLYAQAFSLLASVKNGINPDNPNPSGAVNRVVKGVIIHEFN; this is translated from the coding sequence ATGTTTGGATTATCAAAGGATGAATGGAAGAATTTAGATGGTTTGTATACAGCTTCTGAAATCTATCAACAGCCAAAATTGTGGAGTGAGGTATCTAAAATTTTAGAAGATAGAAAAGAAGAAATAAAATCATTTTTAGATAATGTGTTATCCAAAGAAAATGTGCAAATTATATTTACAGGAGCTGGTACATCTGCTTATACAGGAGATTTTATAACTCCATATTTAAATAAAAAAGTAGCACATAAGTTTAAGTCTATTGCAACTACAGACATTGTGTCTAATCCTGAAATATATTTAGATAAAGAAAGTCCTATATTATTAGTTAGTTTTGCACGCTCGGGAAATAGTCCGGAATCAGTTGCAACCTTAAATGTAGCGAATAAAGTAGTCAAAGAAATTTATCACTTAGTTATTACATGTAATAAAAATGGTAAGCTTGCAGAATATGCAGGGAATGATGAAAATGCCTTAGCTATTATTCTTCCTGAAGAATCAAACGATAAAGGTTTTGCTATGACAAGTTCATTTTCTTGTATGGCACTCACTGCTACTTTAATATTTGATAGTAATTATTCTAAAGAGGAACTTGAACTAACTGTTGAAACAGCTTCAAATATGTTAGGTAATATTGAAGAAAAATTAAATCCGATAGTTGATTTTGATTTTAATAGAATAGTATATTTAGGCTCAGGTTCATATCACGGACTTTCAAAAGAAGCTTCATTGAAATTGTTGGAATTAACTAGAGGAAAAGTTGTTGGATATTATGAAAGCAGTTTAGGATTTAGACATGGTCCAAAATCAATAGTTGATGATAAAACTGTGGTTTTAGTATTTCAGTCAAACAATGATTACTCATTAGATTATGATAAAGATATATTAAGGGAAATGTATTATGATAATGGTAACCATAAAGTTGTATCCATTGGTATAAATAAAGATGTAAAAGACTATACTCATTTTTATTTGGATATTCCTGTTGAAAAATTAAAAAATGATGTATTTTTAGGACTGTTATATGTTTTATATGCTCAGGCATTTAGCTTGTTGGCATCTGTAAAAAACGGGATAAATCCAGATAATCCAAATCCATCAGGAGCAGTAAATAGAGTAGTTAAGGGAGTTATTATCCACGAATTTAACTAA
- a CDS encoding DUF2207 family protein — protein sequence MKKIVTLTLVFLMLFANISFANSIDSINIKAEIKKDGSVMITDHRIFKIDKGTEHFISLGNLADSTVTDFKVFDNSNKLLKKIDKWNVNASREEKNGKYGINHTSNGIELCFGIGELGKKEFTIQYRVTNFIKNLNDGNQTFYWKFINENMDPIDFVNIEVTNEIGYKFETPKTRIWGYGYKGNTQIFSDKLIATTAKSNPSINYMVLLGIFEGKVFDSQSNFDKSTEQLIEQSRQGSFIYRKDGSKQYYKNQKDNGGLFKSIWKIVVVFFALTGAGSLAISKRRKDNLKFEETDELNYYRDLPDENFLISDYLVEEANVQSIISALLLKWIVEERLVNKKIEEGFIFKKEKDVFKINFTDTRPFDSTIEKDFWDIVLKACGKDDILTQSELNSYIKNNTKRFNTWMESINKTSKNYLIRNNYVKEQSKKSFLGSTLYERTEKGINLQKQIYGFKKYLLDFSLLNERDVNYVKLWDSYMVWAAYLGITKEVYEQFKVVDPQFEQQVYYNPSTFIYINSISDSVYNSSIQSSYSGFGGTSFGGGGGGSFGGGFGGGSR from the coding sequence ATGAAAAAAATAGTCACACTGACTTTAGTATTTTTAATGCTGTTTGCTAATATATCTTTTGCAAATAGCATTGATTCTATAAATATTAAAGCTGAAATAAAAAAAGATGGTTCTGTTATGATAACAGATCATAGAATATTTAAGATAGACAAAGGAACGGAGCATTTTATATCATTAGGTAATTTAGCAGATTCTACTGTAACTGATTTTAAGGTTTTTGATAACAGCAATAAACTATTAAAAAAGATAGATAAATGGAATGTAAATGCAAGTAGAGAAGAGAAAAATGGAAAATATGGGATTAATCATACATCGAATGGCATAGAACTTTGTTTTGGAATTGGAGAGCTTGGTAAAAAAGAATTTACTATACAATATAGAGTAACTAATTTTATTAAAAATTTAAATGATGGGAATCAGACATTTTATTGGAAATTTATAAATGAAAATATGGATCCAATTGATTTTGTAAATATTGAAGTTACAAATGAAATTGGATACAAATTTGAAACTCCAAAAACAAGAATATGGGGATATGGTTATAAAGGTAATACTCAAATTTTTTCAGATAAATTAATAGCAACAACCGCTAAAAGTAATCCTTCTATTAATTATATGGTGCTTTTAGGTATATTTGAAGGGAAAGTTTTTGATAGTCAATCAAATTTTGATAAGAGCACAGAACAATTAATTGAACAATCAAGACAAGGTTCATTTATTTACAGAAAAGATGGATCTAAACAATACTATAAAAATCAAAAAGATAATGGTGGACTTTTTAAATCTATTTGGAAAATAGTTGTTGTTTTTTTTGCTTTGACTGGTGCGGGTAGTTTAGCTATATCAAAAAGAAGAAAGGATAATTTAAAATTTGAAGAAACTGATGAATTAAATTATTATAGAGATTTACCAGACGAGAATTTCTTAATTTCAGATTATTTGGTAGAAGAAGCTAATGTACAAAGCATAATATCTGCACTTTTATTAAAATGGATTGTTGAGGAACGCCTTGTAAATAAAAAAATTGAAGAAGGTTTTATTTTTAAAAAAGAAAAAGATGTATTTAAGATAAATTTTACAGATACAAGACCATTTGATTCAACAATTGAAAAAGATTTTTGGGATATAGTGCTGAAAGCATGTGGAAAAGATGATATACTTACTCAATCAGAGTTAAATTCGTATATAAAAAATAATACAAAAAGATTTAATACATGGATGGAAAGTATAAATAAAACATCAAAGAATTATTTAATTAGAAATAATTATGTAAAAGAACAATCAAAAAAATCTTTTTTGGGTTCAACACTATATGAAAGAACTGAAAAAGGTATTAATCTACAAAAACAAATTTATGGATTTAAGAAATATCTATTAGATTTTTCATTACTAAATGAGAGAGATGTTAATTATGTTAAATTATGGGATAGTTACATGGTTTGGGCTGCATATTTGGGAATTACAAAAGAAGTTTATGAACAATTTAAGGTAGTAGATCCTCAATTTGAACAACAGGTATATTATAATCCTTCTACATTTATTTATATTAATTCCATTTCTGATTCAGTATATAATTCAAGTATACAAAGTTCATATAGCGGTTTTGGTGGCACATCATTTGGCGGCGGTGGAGGCGGCTCATTTGGTGGTGGCTTTGGCGGAGGTAGTAGATAA
- the tilS gene encoding tRNA lysidine(34) synthetase TilS has translation MKIDKNIIDLIRKKNILIGVSGGVDSIVLFDLINKIKDEINLNIEIAHFNHSTRNGESDDDELFVKKICEINSIKFHSRRDSMSKYAKNNKISEEEAGRILRHKFFDDILKDKDDLENWYLALAHNLDDQIETIFMRIFRGTGIKGLEGMHQIDGKIIRPLLNFKKEEILEYAKKNKLEYHQDYTNFENIYTRNSIRNELIPIIKEKYSKNIYDSILNLSKYSIEYNEYINNKLNEKLNGLDIEISQDYTKIKKTDIHKFTSFERNIFLRNEIDRINNSNYDFTKNHYLEIGKIIDSDKGVYVIINGMIFYNSFNYFIIRRYDDFNESVDFEVKEDIIDFGKYKIFFNKNCDKPGLLKLNSGDKIKIRFRKNGDKICINGKIKKLKDFLIDKKIDRFERDLLPVIEYNGEIVMVSNLYKRKIKDNGKITIQIKEK, from the coding sequence ATGAAAATTGATAAAAATATTATTGATTTAATTAGAAAAAAAAATATTCTAATAGGGGTGAGTGGCGGAGTTGACTCAATTGTATTATTTGATTTGATAAATAAAATTAAAGATGAAATAAATTTAAATATTGAAATAGCTCATTTTAATCATTCTACTAGAAATGGAGAATCTGATGATGATGAATTATTTGTTAAAAAAATATGTGAAATAAATTCTATAAAATTTCATTCGAGAAGAGATTCTATGTCCAAATATGCAAAAAATAATAAAATCTCAGAAGAAGAGGCTGGTAGAATTTTAAGGCATAAATTTTTTGATGATATTCTAAAAGATAAAGACGATTTAGAAAACTGGTATCTTGCATTGGCTCATAATTTGGATGACCAAATAGAAACTATTTTTATGAGAATATTTAGAGGAACCGGTATAAAAGGACTTGAAGGTATGCATCAAATAGATGGTAAAATTATTAGGCCCTTGCTTAATTTCAAGAAAGAAGAAATTTTAGAATATGCAAAAAAAAATAAATTAGAATATCATCAAGACTATACAAATTTTGAAAATATTTATACAAGAAATTCTATCAGAAATGAACTAATACCTATTATAAAAGAAAAATATAGCAAAAATATTTATGACTCTATTTTAAATTTGTCAAAGTATTCAATTGAATATAACGAATATATAAACAATAAACTTAATGAGAAACTTAATGGATTAGATATTGAGATTTCACAAGATTACACTAAAATAAAAAAAACAGATATACATAAATTTACAAGTTTTGAAAGAAATATTTTTCTTAGAAATGAAATTGATAGGATAAATAATAGTAATTATGATTTTACTAAAAACCATTATTTAGAAATAGGAAAAATAATTGATTCTGATAAAGGAGTATATGTCATAATTAATGGAATGATATTTTATAATTCATTTAATTATTTTATAATAAGAAGGTATGATGATTTTAATGAAAGCGTTGATTTTGAAGTAAAAGAAGATATAATTGATTTTGGTAAATATAAAATATTTTTTAACAAAAACTGTGATAAGCCAGGACTTTTGAAACTTAATTCAGGAGATAAAATAAAGATTAGGTTTAGAAAAAATGGAGATAAGATATGCATCAATGGGAAAATAAAAAAACTTAAGGATTTTTTAATTGATAAAAAAATAGATAGATTTGAAAGAGATTTATTGCCTGTTATTGAATATAATGGTGAGATAGTTATGGTTTCAAATTTATATAAAAGAAAAATAAAAGATAATGGAAAAATTACTATACAAATAAAGGAGAAATAA
- a CDS encoding PTS transporter subunit EIIB, producing the protein MFFELFGRKSIIEKINIADLVSSLGGKENILSHEICSSRIRITILKSSDFNEQMLKKCNLPGYSLPEDNKVHLIIGPDVSKFYEKLKCYI; encoded by the coding sequence ATGTTTTTTGAATTATTTGGAAGAAAATCTATAATTGAAAAAATAAATATTGCTGATTTAGTAAGTTCTTTAGGTGGTAAAGAAAATATTTTAAGTCATGAAATATGTTCTTCTAGGATAAGGATTACAATTTTAAAATCTTCTGATTTTAATGAACAAATGTTAAAAAAATGTAATTTACCGGGATATTCACTTCCTGAGGATAATAAGGTTCATTTGATTATTGGACCTGACGTGTCAAAATTTTATGAGAAATTAAAATGTTATATATGA
- a CDS encoding neutral zinc metallopeptidase, translating into MKWQGRRESDNVTKFSGGDSLGRGEMLGGLGITGRLIVVVILLLLGQNSLSLLENITGTGQTDTIQSQTYTPRNKEEAELE; encoded by the coding sequence ATTAAATGGCAAGGTAGGAGAGAAAGTGACAATGTAACCAAATTCAGCGGAGGAGATTCATTAGGTAGAGGAGAAATGTTAGGTGGACTAGGGATAACTGGTAGACTTATAGTTGTAGTAATTTTATTACTTTTAGGACAAAATTCATTAAGTTTATTAGAAAATATAACTGGAACAGGGCAAACTGATACTATACAGTCACAAACATATACTCCGAGAAATAAAGAAGAAGCAGAATTAGAATAG
- a CDS encoding RNA-binding S4 domain-containing protein — translation MRLDKFLKNSRVIKRRTVAKEAAESGRIKVNGKTAKPGLEISLNDIVEVTFGNNIVKFEVLQIIENPKKDEADKMFRIIQ, via the coding sequence ATGAGATTGGATAAATTTTTAAAAAATTCAAGAGTTATAAAAAGAAGAACTGTTGCTAAAGAAGCTGCAGAATCTGGGAGAATAAAAGTTAATGGGAAAACAGCAAAGCCGGGACTGGAAATTTCTTTAAATGATATTGTAGAAGTTACATTTGGAAATAATATAGTCAAATTTGAAGTTTTGCAAATAATTGAAAATCCTAAAAAGGATGAAGCAGATAAAATGTTTAGGATAATACAATGA
- a CDS encoding DUF5673 domain-containing protein — translation MFLTQTQQGGINSFIYILYGGLIMFFIYKFYKQHVAAKSAKGQIFRFRKDVNKIMILLTFLITGFGIYNIITGQIISGVIMLILILILGVEYTYPNVFAENGFVIDGKFVEWHEVKKWGFDVERGELLVRFKKDFEEKQGLLRIAKKDIKEVENLFRKYKLKK, via the coding sequence ATGTTTTTAACTCAAACTCAACAAGGAGGGATTAATTCATTTATATATATTTTATATGGTGGGTTGATTATGTTTTTTATATATAAATTTTATAAACAACATGTTGCTGCAAAAAGTGCAAAAGGACAAATTTTTAGATTTAGAAAAGATGTAAATAAAATAATGATTTTATTAACATTTTTAATTACCGGATTTGGAATTTATAATATAATCACTGGACAAATTATTTCAGGTGTAATAATGTTAATATTAATTTTAATATTAGGGGTTGAATATACATATCCAAATGTTTTCGCTGAAAACGGATTTGTAATTGATGGAAAATTTGTTGAATGGCATGAAGTTAAAAAATGGGGATTTGATGTTGAAAGGGGGGAACTTTTAGTAAGATTTAAAAAAGATTTTGAGGAAAAACAAGGCCTTTTAAGGATTGCAAAGAAAGACATCAAAGAGGTTGAAAATTTATTTAGAAAATATAAATTAAAAAAATAA
- the ftsH gene encoding ATP-dependent zinc metalloprotease FtsH — protein MNRRKQSFMSFLLPILLIILVFSYIGDIFNTSNNIGIGELVKNISSNKVKKITTKGSKVEGVLKDNSTFVSELPAEFQNNFYDNYLKKSVDAGQIEYQGLPVDGPNIFIQILPTLILLGGLSVLWYIFMARGANGSSQAMKFGKSRAKMNLEKNNNITFADVAGLREEKEEMEELVDFLKNPKKYVEQGARIPKGVLLVGQPGTGKTYISKAVAGEAKVPFYSISGSDFVEMFVGVGASRVRDMFAEAKKNAPCIIFIDEIDAVGRKRGSGLGGGHDEREQTLNQLLVEMDGFEKNEGIIMIAATNRPDILDPALLRPGRFDRTIHIGMPDVKERYEILQVHTRNKKLSESINLENVAKSTAGFSPAELENLTNEAALLAARNNQEFITPDLMDEAAIRIMAGPEKKSKVVIERERKLTAYHEAGHAVTAQFLKDLDPVHMITIVPRGQAGGFTAYLPDEDKTFRTKGEMKNRIVALLGGRAAEEIVLDDISTGASNDIERATHIARAMIKIYGMSDILGPVQYDDASGNVFLGGNNYSKGDHYSEKTAIEIDKEVTDIIKSAYVKAKEIIVEHRDLLEELAQELLKKETIRKDEYIEIVKKYDINFKEEEVSFTQNDEK, from the coding sequence ATGAATAGAAGAAAACAGAGTTTTATGTCATTTTTACTTCCTATATTATTGATAATACTTGTATTTTCATATATTGGAGATATATTTAATACATCAAATAATATTGGAATTGGTGAGCTTGTAAAAAATATCAGCTCAAATAAAGTGAAGAAAATTACTACAAAAGGCTCGAAAGTGGAAGGCGTTTTAAAGGATAATTCAACTTTCGTTTCTGAATTACCGGCAGAATTTCAAAATAATTTCTATGATAATTATTTGAAAAAAAGTGTAGATGCTGGACAAATTGAATATCAAGGATTACCGGTTGATGGACCAAATATATTTATCCAAATTTTACCAACACTTATACTTTTAGGAGGGCTGAGTGTACTGTGGTATATTTTTATGGCTAGAGGTGCAAATGGAAGTTCTCAAGCTATGAAGTTTGGTAAGAGCAGGGCAAAAATGAATCTTGAAAAAAATAATAACATTACATTTGCTGATGTTGCCGGGTTAAGAGAAGAAAAAGAAGAAATGGAAGAATTAGTTGATTTCCTAAAAAATCCTAAAAAATATGTTGAACAAGGAGCTAGAATTCCTAAAGGTGTTTTACTTGTAGGACAACCAGGTACTGGTAAAACATATATTTCTAAAGCTGTTGCCGGAGAAGCAAAAGTGCCATTTTACAGTATAAGCGGTTCTGATTTTGTTGAAATGTTTGTAGGGGTTGGAGCATCAAGAGTTCGAGATATGTTTGCAGAAGCAAAGAAAAATGCCCCATGTATTATATTTATAGATGAAATAGATGCTGTTGGACGTAAGAGAGGATCAGGTTTAGGTGGTGGACATGATGAAAGAGAACAGACATTGAATCAATTACTTGTGGAAATGGATGGTTTTGAAAAAAATGAAGGAATCATAATGATCGCTGCAACAAACAGACCTGATATTTTAGATCCCGCTTTATTAAGACCGGGTAGATTTGATAGAACTATTCATATTGGAATGCCTGATGTAAAAGAAAGATATGAAATTTTACAAGTTCATACAAGAAATAAAAAATTATCAGAAAGTATAAATTTAGAAAATGTTGCAAAATCAACTGCTGGATTTTCTCCAGCGGAACTTGAAAACTTAACAAATGAAGCTGCACTATTGGCAGCAAGAAACAATCAAGAGTTTATTACTCCTGATTTAATGGACGAAGCTGCAATAAGAATTATGGCAGGTCCAGAAAAGAAATCTAAAGTAGTTATTGAAAGAGAAAGAAAACTTACAGCATATCATGAAGCAGGACATGCTGTTACAGCACAATTTTTAAAAGATTTAGATCCTGTGCATATGATAACAATTGTGCCTAGAGGTCAAGCTGGTGGATTTACAGCATATCTTCCTGATGAAGATAAAACATTTAGAACTAAAGGCGAAATGAAAAATAGAATTGTTGCTTTATTAGGCGGAAGAGCTGCAGAAGAGATTGTATTAGATGATATATCAACCGGTGCTTCAAATGATATTGAAAGAGCTACACATATTGCCAGAGCAATGATTAAAATCTATGGTATGAGTGATATACTTGGACCTGTTCAATATGATGATGCTAGTGGAAATGTATTCCTTGGAGGAAACAATTATTCAAAAGGTGATCATTATTCAGAAAAAACGGCTATAGAAATTGACAAAGAAGTTACAGATATTATTAAATCAGCTTACGTAAAAGCAAAAGAAATAATAGTAGAACATAGAGATTTGTTAGAAGAATTGGCTCAAGAATTACTAAAAAAAGAAACTATCAGAAAAGATGAGTATATTGAAATTGTAAAAAAATATGATATAAACTTTAAGGAAGAGGAAGTTTCTTTCACACAAAATGATGAAAAATAA
- a CDS encoding PTS sugar transporter subunit IIA: protein MANIAIEKENIFLNLQSTTKEEAIRLAGNKLLEAGYVADGYVESMLHREELLTTYMDYGVAIPHGDRESQQLIIQSGIVFLQFKDGIDFGNGNKAELLIASAGKGNNHLRILSGLAKLLKKTEIVDLFISTNDKEIVYNELIKYIK, encoded by the coding sequence ATGGCAAATATCGCAATTGAAAAAGAAAATATATTTTTAAATTTACAATCTACAACAAAAGAAGAAGCTATAAGATTAGCTGGAAATAAATTACTTGAAGCCGGATATGTTGCTGATGGATATGTAGAATCAATGTTACACAGAGAAGAGTTATTGACAACATATATGGATTATGGTGTTGCAATCCCTCATGGTGATAGAGAATCTCAACAATTAATCATTCAATCAGGTATTGTATTTTTACAATTCAAAGATGGCATTGATTTTGGAAATGGAAATAAAGCTGAATTATTAATTGCTTCAGCAGGTAAAGGAAATAATCATTTAAGAATTTTATCCGGTCTAGCTAAGTTACTAAAAAAAACTGAAATAGTAGATCTATTTATTTCAACAAACGATAAAGAAATAGTTTACAATGAATTAATAAAATACATTAAATAA
- the nagA gene encoding N-acetylglucosamine-6-phosphate deacetylase, translating into MKTYYKANKIFTENRVIENGFMVVEGSKIVEFLNEYDGEFIDFGDKYIAPGLVDTHVHGYKNVDVTDAVEGALNVMSEGVLQMGVTSFLPTTLTSSVEQLNKALEVIGKEYKDVKGAKVKGIFMEGPYFTEEFKGAQNPAYMSDPSIDQLKKWQEISNNLIKKIAVAPERKGVAEFTREARKMGVYVALGHSNATYDDAMKAIDAGANIFVHLYNGMRGLHHREPGMVGAALQSDAYAELICDGHHVNPKSVDVAVKAKGHDKIALITDCMRAGGMPDGNYKLGEFPVTVKDGTARLDSGSLAGSILDLIDGVKNVYNWDIATLKEAIDMGSKYPARSVGLDNECGILQIGRDADFIVLDKNFVLLKTFINGELKYQK; encoded by the coding sequence ATGAAAACATATTACAAGGCAAATAAGATTTTTACTGAAAATAGAGTAATCGAAAATGGATTTATGGTTGTTGAAGGCAGTAAAATAGTTGAATTCTTAAATGAATATGATGGAGAATTTATCGACTTTGGAGATAAGTATATTGCTCCGGGATTAGTAGATACACATGTTCATGGATATAAGAATGTTGATGTGACTGATGCAGTAGAGGGTGCTTTAAATGTAATGTCAGAAGGTGTGTTACAAATGGGAGTGACATCATTTTTGCCTACGACGCTTACATCATCTGTTGAACAATTAAATAAAGCTTTAGAAGTTATTGGAAAAGAATATAAAGATGTTAAGGGTGCAAAGGTTAAAGGTATATTTATGGAAGGTCCATATTTTACTGAGGAATTTAAAGGGGCACAAAATCCAGCATATATGTCAGATCCAAGTATTGATCAATTAAAAAAATGGCAAGAAATTTCTAATAATTTGATAAAAAAAATTGCAGTTGCTCCAGAACGCAAAGGAGTAGCGGAATTTACTAGAGAAGCAAGAAAAATGGGAGTTTATGTAGCTTTAGGTCATTCAAATGCAACATATGATGATGCTATGAAAGCTATAGATGCCGGTGCAAATATATTTGTTCATTTGTATAATGGAATGAGAGGATTGCACCATAGAGAACCTGGTATGGTAGGAGCGGCATTGCAATCAGATGCATATGCAGAATTAATTTGCGATGGACACCATGTAAATCCTAAATCTGTTGATGTTGCTGTTAAAGCGAAGGGACATGATAAGATTGCATTGATAACAGATTGTATGAGGGCTGGAGGAATGCCGGATGGAAATTATAAATTAGGAGAATTTCCTGTAACTGTTAAAGATGGTACTGCAAGATTAGATTCCGGAAGTTTAGCAGGTTCGATACTTGATTTAATTGATGGTGTTAAAAATGTATATAATTGGGATATAGCTACATTAAAAGAAGCTATTGATATGGGTTCAAAATATCCAGCAAGATCTGTTGGACTTGATAATGAATGTGGCATTTTGCAAATCGGAAGAGATGCAGATTTTATAGTTTTAGATAAAAATTTTGTATTATTAAAAACATTTATAAATGGTGAATTAAAATATCAGAAATAA
- a CDS encoding PTS sugar transporter subunit IIA: protein MGLFSKKIKLVSPMTGKLVDITEVEDITFSQKFLGDGVAIKPTEGTVVSPVDGKIIQVFHTKHALGINVKGIEILIHIGMNTVELKGKGFEVFVKEGDKVNIGDKLVEVDLNYLEENGYPTETPVVITNMEEIKNLEKKTGDVIAGKTEIMEIKK, encoded by the coding sequence ATGGGATTATTTAGTAAAAAAATTAAATTAGTTTCACCTATGACAGGTAAACTTGTTGATATTACAGAAGTAGAAGATATTACCTTCTCACAAAAATTTTTAGGTGATGGTGTTGCTATTAAACCAACAGAAGGTACTGTTGTATCTCCGGTTGACGGTAAAATAATTCAAGTATTTCATACAAAACACGCTTTAGGCATAAATGTTAAAGGCATCGAAATTTTAATACATATTGGTATGAATACTGTAGAACTAAAAGGAAAAGGTTTTGAAGTATTCGTAAAAGAAGGTGATAAAGTAAATATAGGTGATAAACTTGTTGAAGTTGACTTAAACTATCTTGAAGAAAACGGATATCCAACAGAAACTCCTGTAGTTATAACAAATATGGAAGAAATTAAAAACTTAGAAAAGAAAACCGGTGATGTAATTGCTGGAAAAACTGAAATTATGGAAATAAAAAAATAA